The following proteins are co-located in the Thermococcus sp. genome:
- the rrp42 gene encoding exosome complex protein Rrp42, which yields MSDTEVMAGIIRDRILSLLRDGKRIDGRGLEDYRELEIKVNVIEKAEGSAWVKLGNTQVLVGIKVDMGEPFPDLPDRGVITTNVELVPLASPNFEPGPPDENAIELARVVDRGIRESEAVELEKLVIVPGKLVRVVFIDVHVLDHDGNLLDATGIGAIAALLTTKMPKVAYNEGTEEVEVLDEYEPLPVRRIPIPVTMAKIGNTLIVDPSLDEELVMDGRITITADENGMISAAQKGEGGSFKLEEVMYAIDTSIKKGAELREKVLEVVKST from the coding sequence ATGAGTGATACGGAAGTTATGGCGGGCATAATACGTGACAGGATCCTCTCTCTCCTCAGGGATGGGAAGCGCATCGACGGCAGGGGGCTTGAGGACTACCGTGAGCTGGAGATCAAGGTCAACGTCATTGAAAAGGCAGAAGGTTCCGCCTGGGTCAAGCTCGGGAACACGCAGGTCCTCGTAGGGATAAAGGTGGACATGGGCGAGCCGTTCCCGGATTTGCCGGATAGGGGGGTTATAACCACCAACGTTGAGCTCGTGCCACTCGCTTCACCAAACTTTGAACCCGGTCCACCCGATGAGAACGCCATCGAGCTGGCGAGGGTAGTTGATAGAGGCATAAGGGAGAGCGAGGCGGTTGAGCTGGAGAAACTCGTTATAGTACCGGGCAAGCTCGTCCGCGTCGTCTTCATAGACGTCCACGTCCTGGACCACGACGGCAACCTCCTCGATGCAACAGGTATAGGAGCCATAGCCGCACTACTCACCACAAAAATGCCGAAGGTGGCATACAACGAGGGAACTGAGGAAGTAGAGGTGCTCGACGAGTACGAGCCTCTTCCGGTCAGGCGGATTCCAATACCGGTGACAATGGCCAAGATAGGAAACACCCTGATCGTCGACCCGAGCCTTGACGAGGAGCTCGTCATGGACGGTAGGATAACCATAACCGCCGACGAGAATGGCATGATATCCGCGGCCCAGAAAGGTGAAGGCGGGAGCTTCAAGCTTGAGGAGGTAATGTACGCCATAGACACCTCAATAAAGAAGGGCGCGGAGCTTAGGGAAAAGGTGCTTGAGGTGGTTAAGTCCACCTGA
- a CDS encoding nicotinamidase: MPKEVLILVDMQRDFMPGGALPVPDGDRIIPRCNEYIGEFRKHGALIVATRDWHPPNHVSFKEHGGPWPAHCVQNTPGAEFVVNLPADAVVVSKATEPDKEAYSGFEGTDLAEILRKNGVKRVYICGVATEYCVKATALDAVKYGFKAYLLGDAVRGINPRDEELALEEMKKAGVTVL, encoded by the coding sequence ATGCCCAAGGAGGTCCTTATACTTGTTGACATGCAGCGTGATTTTATGCCGGGCGGAGCTTTGCCGGTTCCAGACGGGGACAGGATAATTCCAAGGTGCAATGAATACATAGGGGAGTTTAGAAAGCACGGCGCGCTGATAGTGGCAACGAGGGACTGGCATCCGCCGAACCACGTCAGCTTTAAAGAACATGGTGGGCCGTGGCCAGCGCACTGCGTCCAGAACACGCCAGGGGCGGAGTTTGTGGTTAACCTACCGGCCGATGCGGTGGTAGTCTCCAAAGCTACGGAACCGGATAAGGAAGCCTACTCCGGCTTCGAGGGCACTGATCTTGCCGAGATCCTCAGAAAGAATGGGGTGAAAAGGGTTTACATCTGCGGTGTTGCCACGGAATATTGCGTCAAAGCGACGGCCCTCGACGCGGTGAAGTACGGCTTTAAAGCCTATCTCCTTGGTGATGCCGTGAGGGGAATTAATCCAAGGGACGAGGAGCTGGCTTTGGAGGAGATGAAGAAGGCCGGTGTGACGGTTCTTTAA
- a CDS encoding ribosome assembly factor SBDS yields the protein MPVSLDKAVIARLKTHGETFEVLVDPYLARDFKEGKEVPIEEVLATPFVFKDAHKGDKASEHEMEKIFGTSDPYEVAKTILRKGEVQLTAEQRRQMIEEKRRYIATVIHRHAVDPRTGYPHPVDRILKAMEEAGVHVDLFKDAEAQVPGVIKAIRPLLPIKLEMKIIAVKVPGDYVGKTYGEVRRFGTVKREEWASDGSWMLLIEIPGGVEEEFYEKLNALTRGSAVTKLIERKGL from the coding sequence ATGCCTGTAAGCCTTGATAAAGCTGTCATCGCCCGGCTCAAGACCCACGGCGAGACCTTTGAGGTACTCGTTGACCCTTACCTTGCGAGGGACTTCAAGGAGGGCAAGGAGGTTCCCATTGAGGAAGTCCTCGCCACGCCCTTCGTTTTCAAAGATGCACACAAGGGAGATAAGGCGAGCGAACACGAGATGGAGAAGATATTCGGCACCAGCGACCCCTACGAGGTTGCGAAGACCATCCTGAGGAAGGGTGAGGTTCAGCTCACCGCAGAACAGAGACGGCAGATGATTGAGGAGAAGAGGCGTTACATAGCGACGGTCATACACAGGCACGCCGTTGATCCAAGAACCGGCTATCCCCATCCCGTCGATAGGATCCTCAAGGCCATGGAAGAGGCTGGAGTTCACGTTGATCTCTTCAAGGACGCGGAAGCACAGGTTCCGGGGGTCATCAAGGCGATAAGGCCGCTCCTTCCAATAAAACTGGAGATGAAGATTATCGCCGTCAAAGTACCCGGCGACTACGTTGGAAAGACCTACGGTGAGGTTAGGAGATTCGGGACGGTTAAAAGGGAGGAGTGGGCCAGCGACGGCTCGTGGATGCTCCTCATCGAGATTCCTGGGGGAGTTGAGGAGGAATTTTACGAGAAGCTTAACGCCCTTACCAGGGGCAGTGCTGTAACTAAACTGATAGAGAGGAAGGGGCTATGA
- a CDS encoding MFS transporter encodes MEKGLEDEKERRIFGVSWNVFLLGIVSFLNDMSSEMVIPVIPSYLTEVLKVGEFASGSIMGAIESFGSLFKVIFGYVSDKLRKRKAFIFLGYLTSIAARGALAITHYWWDFLSLRILDRLGKGVRTAPRDALIAESSKKGKVGRSFGFHRMMDTLGAVTGPIVAIGLLELMKNMPVEKTYRYLFALSVLPGVLVLIVILLFVKDRGAEIKKQITGISTLHDRNLQFFLAVVAIGALGRYSYAFTLWKAESLGYTVIQSTAFYVLFNIVYAFFSYPIGTYSDSFGKKRMITVSFGIAALAALAFAYARNLPVLLVAFVLYGLYVAIEDTVPRAYMADLAREYEKGTIIGAYHTVFGVFVFPASVIAGYLWQVHSLEAAFLYSSAMNVIAFVMMLMIKGKN; translated from the coding sequence ATGGAAAAAGGCCTAGAGGATGAGAAAGAGAGGAGGATCTTTGGAGTAAGTTGGAACGTCTTCCTGCTCGGAATCGTCAGCTTCCTAAACGATATGAGCAGCGAGATGGTAATCCCCGTGATTCCAAGCTACCTAACCGAGGTACTTAAGGTTGGAGAGTTCGCCAGTGGATCCATCATGGGAGCAATAGAGAGCTTTGGCTCACTTTTTAAAGTTATATTCGGCTACGTAAGCGACAAGCTCAGGAAGAGAAAGGCTTTCATCTTCCTCGGATACCTAACCTCAATAGCGGCCAGGGGAGCCCTCGCCATCACCCATTACTGGTGGGATTTTCTGAGCCTGAGGATCCTAGATAGGCTTGGAAAGGGAGTGAGGACGGCCCCAAGAGACGCACTCATAGCGGAATCCAGTAAGAAGGGGAAGGTCGGTAGGTCATTCGGATTTCACAGAATGATGGACACGCTCGGTGCGGTAACGGGCCCCATTGTTGCCATAGGACTCCTTGAGCTGATGAAGAACATGCCTGTGGAGAAGACCTACCGCTACCTCTTCGCACTCTCAGTGCTTCCCGGTGTTCTGGTTCTCATAGTAATTCTATTGTTCGTGAAGGACAGGGGGGCAGAGATTAAGAAGCAGATAACAGGAATCTCAACCCTTCATGATAGAAACCTCCAGTTCTTCCTAGCGGTCGTTGCCATAGGGGCACTTGGGAGGTACAGCTACGCGTTTACACTCTGGAAGGCGGAATCACTAGGATACACCGTCATTCAGAGCACCGCGTTCTACGTACTGTTTAACATCGTCTACGCGTTTTTCAGCTATCCAATAGGAACCTACTCGGACAGTTTTGGGAAGAAGAGAATGATTACAGTCAGCTTTGGGATAGCAGCACTGGCTGCACTTGCCTTCGCCTACGCTCGCAACCTACCTGTGCTCCTGGTTGCGTTCGTTCTCTACGGCCTCTATGTGGCTATCGAGGATACAGTGCCGAGGGCATACATGGCGGACTTGGCAAGGGAGTATGAGAAGGGAACAATAATTGGGGCGTACCACACGGTATTCGGGGTCTTCGTCTTCCCGGCCTCAGTAATAGCCGGCTACCTGTGGCAGGTTCACTCCCTTGAGGCAGCCTTTCTTTACTCCTCAGCCATGAACGTCATAGCTTTCGTCATGATGCTCATGATAAAGGGTAAAAACTGA
- the rrp41 gene encoding exosome complex exonuclease Rrp41, which yields MMGRPEGLKLIDENGRRVDGRKKYELRPIKMEIGVLKNADGSAYVEWGKNKILAAVYGPREIHPKHLQRPDRGILRVRYNMAPFSVEERKKPGPDRRSVEISKVVRGALEPALLLDAFPRTAVDVFIEVLQADAGTRVAGITAASLALADAGVPMRDLVAACASGKIDGEIVLDLNKDEDNYGESDIPVAIMPLKNDITLLQMDGYLTREEFMEAVKLAIKGAKAVYQKQREALREKYLKIAEEVGGNE from the coding sequence ATGATGGGGAGACCAGAGGGTTTAAAGCTCATAGATGAGAACGGTAGAAGGGTTGATGGCAGGAAGAAGTACGAACTCAGGCCGATAAAGATGGAAATAGGCGTTCTCAAAAACGCAGATGGTTCGGCCTATGTTGAGTGGGGCAAGAACAAGATTTTGGCGGCCGTTTATGGCCCAAGGGAGATACACCCTAAGCACCTTCAGCGGCCTGACAGGGGGATCCTGCGCGTTCGCTACAACATGGCCCCCTTCAGCGTTGAGGAGAGGAAGAAGCCCGGCCCGGATAGAAGGAGTGTTGAGATAAGCAAGGTCGTCCGCGGCGCCCTTGAGCCGGCCCTTCTCCTTGACGCGTTTCCGAGGACGGCAGTTGATGTCTTCATAGAGGTTCTCCAGGCTGATGCCGGGACCCGCGTCGCTGGCATAACCGCCGCCTCACTTGCCCTGGCGGATGCAGGCGTCCCGATGAGGGATCTCGTTGCGGCATGTGCCTCTGGAAAGATAGACGGGGAGATAGTGCTTGACCTCAACAAGGACGAGGACAACTACGGTGAATCTGACATTCCTGTTGCTATAATGCCCCTGAAAAACGACATAACGCTCCTCCAGATGGACGGCTACCTCACAAGGGAAGAGTTTATGGAAGCAGTCAAGCTCGCCATCAAGGGTGCAAAGGCCGTATACCAGAAGCAGAGGGAAGCCCTCCGGGAGAAGTACCTCAAAATAGCAGAGGAGGTCGGTGGAAATGAGTGA
- the psmA gene encoding archaeal proteasome endopeptidase complex subunit alpha yields MAFVPPQAGYDRAITVFSPDGRLFQVNYAREAVKRGATAVGVKWKDGVVLAVEKRITSKLIEPSSYEKIFQIDDHIAAAPSGIIADARVLVDRARLEAQVYRLTYGEPVPLNVLVKKICDLKQAHTQYGGVRPFGAALLMAGVNDKPELYETDPSGAYFEWKAVAIGSGRNVAMAIFEEHYKDDLDMKGAIKLAILALAKTLEEPSAEGIEVAYVTMDDRSWKKLSREDVEKYLSEIVEEAKEEEVEEREEDYSELDQNY; encoded by the coding sequence ATGGCGTTTGTACCACCACAGGCCGGTTATGACAGGGCTATTACTGTTTTCAGCCCTGACGGAAGGCTTTTCCAGGTGAACTATGCTAGAGAGGCAGTGAAGCGTGGAGCGACGGCCGTTGGCGTTAAGTGGAAGGATGGTGTTGTTCTGGCCGTTGAGAAGAGGATAACAAGCAAGCTGATCGAGCCGAGTAGCTACGAGAAGATTTTCCAGATCGACGACCACATAGCGGCCGCCCCGAGCGGTATAATAGCGGACGCGAGGGTTCTCGTTGACAGGGCCAGGCTGGAGGCCCAAGTTTACCGTCTCACCTACGGCGAACCCGTTCCGCTCAACGTTCTAGTGAAGAAGATATGCGACCTCAAACAGGCCCACACCCAGTACGGCGGTGTGAGGCCCTTTGGCGCCGCTCTCCTCATGGCCGGCGTCAACGACAAGCCGGAGCTTTATGAGACGGACCCGAGTGGTGCATACTTTGAGTGGAAGGCTGTCGCGATAGGAAGCGGAAGGAACGTGGCAATGGCCATCTTCGAGGAGCACTATAAGGACGACCTTGACATGAAGGGCGCGATAAAGCTCGCCATACTCGCCCTGGCCAAGACCCTTGAGGAGCCAAGTGCAGAGGGGATAGAGGTCGCCTACGTAACCATGGATGATAGGAGCTGGAAGAAGCTCTCTAGGGAAGACGTGGAGAAATACCTCTCTGAAATAGTTGAGGAAGCCAAGGAAGAGGAAGTCGAGGAGAGGGAAGAGGACTACTCCGAACTCGACCAGAACTACTGA
- a CDS encoding DUF4152 family protein produces the protein MRVVSADTGGALLTEDYEPVGLIATAAVLAEKPYRTATLNRVRYADPFNYDMSGRQAVRDEAFLAVELSREVKPDVVHLDSTIGGIEVRKLDEPTIDALTITDRGKEVWKDLARDLQPLAKKFWEETGIEIIAIGKSSVPVRIAEIYSGLYTAKWAIDYARKNGKVMVGLPRYMGVEIRPGKIYGESLDPREGGLFGEIDAETEGIGWELYPNPLVRRYMVLEVWRE, from the coding sequence ATGAGGGTAGTCTCAGCGGATACAGGGGGTGCGCTCCTCACCGAGGATTATGAGCCAGTTGGGCTCATAGCAACGGCCGCTGTCCTCGCGGAGAAGCCCTACAGAACGGCAACGCTAAACAGGGTGCGCTACGCCGACCCCTTCAACTACGACATGAGCGGTAGGCAGGCCGTCAGGGATGAGGCGTTTTTAGCGGTCGAACTCTCGAGAGAAGTCAAACCGGACGTTGTTCACCTAGACTCGACCATCGGTGGAATAGAGGTCAGAAAGCTCGACGAACCGACGATAGACGCTTTGACCATAACCGACCGTGGGAAAGAGGTCTGGAAGGACCTTGCGAGAGATTTACAGCCGCTGGCAAAGAAGTTCTGGGAGGAAACCGGTATCGAGATAATCGCCATCGGAAAGTCGAGCGTCCCCGTGAGGATAGCGGAGATTTACTCCGGTCTCTACACGGCCAAGTGGGCAATCGACTACGCGAGGAAGAATGGAAAAGTCATGGTTGGCCTTCCCCGTTACATGGGGGTCGAGATAAGGCCCGGAAAGATCTACGGCGAGAGCCTTGATCCAAGGGAGGGCGGCCTCTTCGGGGAAATCGATGCAGAAACGGAGGGAATCGGTTGGGAGCTTTACCCAAACCCGCTCGTGAGGAGATACATGGTTCTTGAGGTTTGGAGGGAGTGA
- a CDS encoding HIT family protein codes for MECPFCRPPLEQLLYEDDLIKVLLDAYPANRGHLLVVPARHVERWENLREDEKLALIQGMELAMGALRETLKPDAFNVGMNLGRAAGQTVPHLHLHLIPRWEGDCGHPRGGVRKAVLELEDESLSMRERWEENRLRDKEIKALRRLFKQKL; via the coding sequence ATGGAGTGCCCGTTCTGTAGACCCCCCCTAGAACAGCTCCTCTACGAGGACGACCTGATAAAAGTTCTGCTCGATGCTTATCCAGCGAACAGGGGGCATCTCCTCGTCGTCCCCGCCAGGCACGTCGAGCGCTGGGAGAATCTGAGGGAGGATGAAAAACTGGCGTTAATCCAGGGGATGGAACTCGCAATGGGGGCCCTGAGGGAAACGCTGAAGCCAGATGCCTTCAACGTCGGCATGAACCTTGGAAGGGCGGCGGGCCAGACGGTTCCTCATTTACACCTCCACCTGATTCCACGGTGGGAGGGCGACTGCGGCCATCCGCGCGGTGGAGTAAGGAAGGCCGTTCTGGAGTTGGAGGACGAGAGCTTGAGTATGAGGGAGCGATGGGAGGAGAACAGGCTAAGAGATAAGGAAATTAAAGCGCTGAGGAGGCTCTTTAAACAGAAACTTTAA
- a CDS encoding AI-2E family transporter: protein MRAETLVWAIAIIAIAYVAWATVEPLVTAVFFGVVIAYAFYPVHRRIAPKLGKTLSAVALTIITVGVGGVLTFELLMISFQVALSFYNGVVNFFDWLLQQPLPPDIRNFIQSFLNQLIPRLSGYISQGAFSIPMYLLQVLIFLLTFYYTLAYAEEIYSQIVLSLPERNRELGEEILASLDRTLGALVRAWLVLNILKGVLMTVGFLIFGVSNIYTAIVAGFLTFLSSFVPFFEGWMAWLIAAAYFAMNGAYFHAIGIALYGFSLVSPMPDYTIRPMMVARDTDLDETLVFIGMVGGTWAMGIKGLIIGPIVLNLLLVLLKEWKGRVVKEPSHRPSSSPPKPAPRPLD, encoded by the coding sequence ATGCGCGCTGAAACGTTGGTTTGGGCGATTGCGATAATTGCCATTGCATACGTGGCGTGGGCTACGGTTGAGCCCCTCGTTACTGCCGTCTTTTTCGGGGTTGTCATAGCCTATGCATTCTATCCCGTGCACCGCAGAATAGCCCCAAAACTGGGAAAAACCCTGTCAGCGGTAGCTCTCACCATCATAACCGTGGGGGTTGGGGGGGTACTGACGTTTGAACTTCTCATGATATCCTTCCAGGTGGCCCTTTCGTTTTACAACGGTGTTGTGAACTTCTTTGACTGGCTTCTCCAGCAACCCCTTCCTCCAGACATCAGAAACTTCATCCAGAGCTTTCTCAACCAGCTGATTCCCAGACTGTCAGGGTACATATCACAGGGCGCTTTTTCCATCCCGATGTACCTACTGCAGGTCCTCATCTTCCTCCTCACCTTCTATTACACCCTAGCCTACGCGGAAGAGATATACAGCCAGATAGTCCTTTCCCTGCCTGAGAGAAACCGCGAGCTTGGCGAGGAGATACTCGCAAGTCTTGACAGGACCCTCGGAGCGCTCGTCAGGGCCTGGCTCGTTCTAAACATCTTAAAAGGCGTTCTCATGACCGTGGGTTTCCTGATATTCGGGGTTTCTAACATCTACACGGCCATAGTTGCTGGTTTCTTAACCTTTCTCTCCAGTTTCGTCCCCTTCTTTGAGGGATGGATGGCATGGCTTATTGCCGCCGCTTACTTCGCCATGAACGGTGCTTACTTCCATGCTATCGGGATAGCCCTCTACGGCTTCTCCCTCGTCTCTCCGATGCCAGATTATACGATAAGGCCCATGATGGTCGCGAGGGATACAGACCTCGACGAGACCCTCGTTTTCATCGGCATGGTCGGTGGGACTTGGGCAATGGGGATAAAAGGTCTCATAATCGGCCCGATAGTCCTCAACCTTCTCCTAGTTCTGCTGAAGGAGTGGAAAGGGAGGGTCGTTAAAGAACCGTCACACCGGCCTTCTTCATCTCCTCCAAAGCCAGCTCCTCGTCCCTTGGATTAA
- the rrp4 gene encoding exosome complex RNA-binding protein Rrp4: MKRIFVKPRELVVPGTLLAQGPYKNGRGTFREGNRVYSTVVGLVEARGDLIRVIPLEGPYMPEMGDNVLGKVVDVRFSNWAVDIGAPYEASLRVQDATEERIDLMKTDLRRIFDIGDIIYAKIKGYNEINQIDLTTRGMPFHGGPLRGGRLVTITPSKVPRLIGKGGSMINLIKKLTNTRIIVGQNGWVWVSGRNDELEKLAIEAILKVDRESHTQGLTDRMKEFLTKRLQSLKEEGVIDEVPQVEESNGEGEAE, translated from the coding sequence ATGAAGAGGATTTTTGTTAAGCCAAGGGAGCTTGTTGTTCCTGGGACTCTACTCGCCCAGGGACCGTATAAGAACGGAAGAGGAACTTTCAGGGAAGGGAACAGGGTCTACTCAACGGTGGTCGGTCTGGTGGAAGCCAGGGGCGACCTCATACGTGTTATCCCGCTCGAAGGCCCTTATATGCCTGAGATGGGAGATAACGTCCTTGGAAAGGTAGTGGACGTCCGTTTCTCCAACTGGGCCGTTGACATAGGTGCACCTTACGAGGCCAGCCTTCGCGTCCAGGACGCCACAGAGGAGCGTATCGACCTCATGAAGACAGACCTAAGAAGGATATTTGATATAGGCGACATAATCTATGCCAAGATAAAGGGCTACAACGAGATAAACCAGATAGACCTCACCACAAGGGGCATGCCATTCCACGGCGGTCCACTCAGGGGCGGCCGACTAGTGACCATAACGCCGTCGAAGGTACCGAGGCTCATAGGTAAGGGCGGTTCGATGATCAACCTCATCAAGAAGCTGACCAACACCCGGATAATAGTCGGCCAGAACGGCTGGGTTTGGGTCAGCGGCAGGAACGACGAGCTTGAAAAGCTCGCCATCGAGGCCATTCTCAAGGTTGACCGCGAGAGCCACACCCAGGGGCTCACCGACAGGATGAAGGAATTCCTAACCAAGAGGCTTCAGTCCCTTAAGGAAGAGGGAGTTATCGATGAGGTACCTCAGGTTGAGGAGAGCAACGGTGAAGGTGAGGCAGAATGA
- a CDS encoding PaaI family thioesterase, with translation MEQRTHRLASERLIGRPLRIEPGYAEVELLTTEEMAVDDYGLVHGGFTFGLADYAAMLAVNEPTVVLGKAEVKFIKPVKVGEKLIARAEIKEDLGRERVVEAEVFNERNEKVFEGTFHCYVLEKHVLG, from the coding sequence GTGGAGCAGAGAACGCACAGGCTGGCAAGTGAGAGGCTTATAGGGAGACCGCTCAGGATAGAACCTGGCTATGCAGAGGTCGAGCTTTTGACCACTGAGGAGATGGCCGTCGATGATTACGGACTCGTTCACGGCGGTTTCACCTTCGGTTTGGCGGATTACGCTGCGATGTTGGCCGTGAACGAGCCTACTGTCGTCCTTGGAAAGGCGGAGGTGAAGTTCATCAAGCCGGTGAAAGTAGGGGAGAAACTCATCGCCCGGGCGGAGATAAAGGAAGACCTTGGCAGAGAGAGGGTAGTAGAAGCGGAAGTTTTCAACGAGAGAAACGAGAAAGTCTTCGAGGGAACTTTCCACTGCTACGTGTTGGAAAAGCACGTGCTCGGATGA
- the iorA gene encoding indolepyruvate ferredoxin oxidoreductase subunit alpha: protein MDRVQDYGSTGFKPRTGVKKLLMGNEAIAYGALESGVVFATGYPGTPSTEVVETIARLKPEVFAEWAPNEKVALEEAAGVAYTGLRALVTMKCVGLNVAADPLMSLAYSGVEGGLVILVADDPGPHTSQTEQDDRYYSKISLLPVLEPADPQEAHDLVKYAYKFSERYKVPVIFRTTTRVNHTTSDVEVGEFIELNRKPVFKKDIERYVRASMDGNRKRHRWLNETLIKIEEEFNGMPFNWIEGSGRIGIIVEGAPYNYVREVLPEVGKDFRILKLSTPHPLPRKLVVDFLRSVDFAIVIEDGAPFLEEEVKIAAYEAGLKAPIYGKRTGHLPLEGELTPSLVKNALLKLIGEEEKTYEKPGGVARAESLAPKRPPVMCPGCPHRGSYRAALDALRDLKLGRYSIPIHGDIGCYALSLLPPLEAIWTEYVMGASISLANGQGIVMDKKIIATIGDSTFFHNGIQPLVDAVYKNLNVLVMILDNRTTAMTGHQPNPATGGSETGRKFNEIDIEALVKALGVKYVKTVDPYDLNATREAIEEAMEIEGPAVIIARRECVIPVIRRGEIGEKPIVIEDKCTGCKACILLTGCPALVYDPEKKKVHIDELLCTGCGVCNQTCPFDAIKFPSELDQNQP, encoded by the coding sequence ATGGACAGAGTTCAGGATTACGGTTCTACCGGTTTTAAACCCCGAACCGGGGTGAAAAAGCTTCTCATGGGCAACGAGGCCATAGCTTACGGTGCCCTCGAGAGCGGCGTCGTTTTTGCAACGGGTTATCCCGGAACGCCCTCAACTGAAGTCGTCGAGACCATAGCAAGACTAAAACCAGAGGTCTTCGCCGAGTGGGCACCCAACGAAAAGGTGGCCCTAGAAGAGGCCGCTGGAGTTGCTTACACCGGACTGAGAGCGCTTGTAACCATGAAGTGCGTTGGTCTCAACGTCGCCGCCGACCCGCTCATGAGCCTGGCTTATTCCGGTGTTGAAGGCGGTCTCGTTATCCTCGTGGCGGACGACCCGGGGCCGCACACCTCCCAGACCGAGCAGGACGACAGATATTACAGCAAAATCTCCCTCCTCCCGGTTCTCGAACCCGCAGACCCGCAGGAGGCCCATGATTTGGTAAAATACGCCTACAAGTTCAGCGAGCGCTACAAGGTTCCCGTAATCTTCCGCACGACGACAAGGGTAAACCACACCACCTCGGACGTTGAGGTCGGCGAGTTCATTGAGCTTAACAGAAAGCCCGTCTTCAAGAAGGACATCGAGCGCTACGTCAGAGCAAGCATGGATGGCAACAGGAAGAGGCACCGCTGGTTAAATGAGACTCTAATTAAAATCGAGGAAGAGTTCAACGGCATGCCCTTCAACTGGATCGAGGGGAGCGGTAGAATCGGCATAATCGTTGAGGGCGCACCCTACAACTACGTAAGGGAGGTCCTGCCGGAAGTTGGGAAGGACTTCAGGATTCTCAAACTCTCGACACCCCATCCGCTCCCAAGGAAACTCGTGGTGGATTTCCTCAGGAGTGTGGACTTTGCGATAGTCATCGAGGACGGTGCCCCGTTCCTTGAGGAGGAGGTCAAAATAGCGGCCTACGAGGCCGGGCTTAAAGCCCCGATTTACGGCAAGAGGACCGGCCACCTCCCTCTAGAGGGCGAGCTTACACCGAGCCTCGTCAAAAATGCCCTCTTAAAGCTCATCGGCGAGGAAGAGAAGACTTATGAGAAGCCGGGGGGGGTTGCCCGCGCGGAGAGCCTTGCCCCAAAGAGGCCCCCCGTTATGTGCCCCGGCTGTCCGCACCGCGGTTCTTACAGGGCCGCTCTGGATGCGCTCAGAGATTTAAAGCTCGGCCGTTACTCCATCCCGATACACGGCGACATAGGCTGCTACGCGTTATCGCTCCTCCCGCCGCTTGAGGCGATATGGACGGAATATGTTATGGGCGCAAGCATCAGCTTGGCGAACGGGCAGGGCATCGTCATGGACAAGAAGATAATCGCGACGATAGGCGATTCCACCTTCTTCCACAACGGAATCCAGCCGCTGGTCGACGCCGTTTACAAGAACCTGAACGTCCTGGTTATGATACTCGACAACAGGACGACGGCAATGACAGGCCACCAGCCGAACCCGGCAACCGGCGGGAGCGAAACCGGCAGGAAGTTCAACGAGATAGACATCGAGGCTCTGGTTAAGGCGCTCGGCGTTAAGTACGTCAAGACTGTCGACCCCTACGACCTTAACGCTACGAGGGAGGCCATTGAGGAGGCAATGGAAATTGAAGGGCCCGCGGTGATCATAGCGAGGCGCGAGTGCGTTATACCTGTGATAAGGCGTGGGGAAATCGGGGAGAAGCCGATAGTCATCGAGGACAAGTGCACGGGCTGTAAGGCCTGCATCCTCTTAACAGGCTGTCCGGCTCTCGTCTACGACCCGGAGAAGAAGAAAGTTCACATAGACGAGCTCCTCTGCACCGGCTGCGGTGTCTGCAACCAGACGTGCCCCTTCGATGCCATAAAGTTCCCGAGCGAGCTGGATCAGAACCAGCCGTAG
- a CDS encoding DUF2240 family protein gives MHPLKRAVEYKGSAEFTRSELVGILSFTLRIMSIKEAKEFVNEAVEKGMLTERDGKLIVDETLLEEERSEGDLFEEMVGYIAKSLGWEKEDVLEGISEMRERYGDLDRKVLVYLFGMGKGVDMSKFRERLEL, from the coding sequence GTGCACCCTCTGAAACGTGCGGTGGAGTACAAAGGCTCGGCCGAGTTCACGCGGAGCGAGCTTGTAGGGATACTCTCCTTCACCCTCAGGATTATGAGCATCAAGGAGGCCAAGGAGTTCGTAAACGAGGCCGTTGAGAAGGGTATGCTCACCGAGCGGGATGGGAAGCTCATCGTTGATGAGACCTTACTGGAAGAAGAGCGGAGCGAAGGAGACCTCTTTGAGGAGATGGTGGGGTACATAGCGAAGTCCTTAGGTTGGGAGAAGGAGGATGTCCTCGAGGGCATAAGCGAAATGCGGGAGCGCTACGGTGACCTGGATAGAAAGGTGTTGGTTTATCTCTTTGGTATGGGTAAAGGCGTTGATATGTCTAAGTTTAGAGAGAGACTTGAGTTATGA